A single genomic interval of Sporosarcina sp. ANT_H38 harbors:
- the trpE gene encoding anthranilate synthase component I, giving the protein MSKEQTSLRTTMKKLNGDSLTPILIFRRMQGERKFLLESSSKRDGSGRYSFLGMDPLKSYSGRDGKLEEHVYATGKKYVHEGDLFVLLKRLVPRITDEIDFPFTGGAVGYVGYGAGSDSVTRSHDDMGFPDVNFNIYETIIIFDHVLNEVTLLHTEINPEQSAPDLDALAESMLSGPEKKESAFAISDYKCSVTQRDFEDLVRKAKGYIEQGEVEQVVLSRRLVADFNGDPFSLYRKLRKRNPSPYMYFMEFDDHVIVGTSPESLVRVSNGKVMTNPIAGTRRRGVDKAEDIALEKELLADPKELAEHDMLVDLGRNDLEKVCLPDSVRVTSYMEVVRYEHVMHIVSEAEGTLSPVLHSLDALTACLPAGTVTGAPKKRAMELIDELEKMDRGIYGGAIGYIGFNGNMDFALTIRTMVVKDGKAYVQAGAGIVQASDPTAEFMETANKAKSLLEVVN; this is encoded by the coding sequence AAGAAAGTTTTTACTAGAAAGTTCTTCGAAGCGCGATGGGTCGGGGCGCTACTCCTTCCTTGGAATGGATCCACTGAAGTCTTACAGCGGACGTGATGGAAAACTTGAAGAACATGTATATGCTACGGGCAAGAAATATGTACACGAGGGTGATCTGTTCGTGCTATTGAAAAGATTGGTGCCGCGAATTACAGACGAAATCGATTTTCCTTTCACAGGTGGAGCGGTTGGCTACGTGGGATATGGAGCGGGTTCCGACAGTGTAACGCGTTCCCATGACGATATGGGATTCCCGGATGTTAATTTCAATATTTACGAGACCATTATTATTTTCGACCATGTATTGAATGAGGTGACACTGCTGCATACGGAAATTAATCCGGAACAAAGCGCTCCTGATTTGGATGCACTGGCGGAAAGTATGTTGTCTGGACCAGAAAAGAAAGAGTCGGCTTTTGCAATATCCGACTATAAATGTTCCGTAACTCAGCGGGATTTTGAAGATTTGGTACGCAAGGCAAAAGGATATATCGAACAAGGCGAAGTCGAACAAGTTGTGCTGTCGAGACGTTTAGTAGCGGACTTTAACGGCGATCCGTTTTCATTATACCGAAAGCTAAGAAAACGTAATCCTTCACCTTATATGTATTTCATGGAATTCGATGATCATGTCATCGTGGGTACGTCACCGGAAAGTTTGGTACGTGTATCGAATGGCAAAGTGATGACGAATCCGATTGCAGGGACACGCCGACGCGGTGTAGATAAAGCTGAAGATATAGCGCTCGAGAAAGAGTTGCTAGCTGATCCGAAAGAACTTGCTGAACACGATATGCTTGTCGACCTTGGGCGGAATGATTTGGAGAAGGTGTGCCTTCCGGATTCGGTGCGAGTCACAAGCTATATGGAAGTTGTCCGTTATGAGCACGTGATGCATATTGTATCGGAGGCAGAGGGAACATTATCGCCGGTGCTACATTCATTAGACGCGTTAACGGCATGTCTTCCGGCGGGTACGGTGACAGGTGCACCGAAGAAACGAGCAATGGAATTGATTGATGAATTGGAGAAAATGGACCGGGGTATTTACGGCGGTGCAATCGGGTATATCGGTTTCAATGGCAATATGGATTTTGCGTTGACAATTCGCACGATGGTTGTGAAAGACGGTAAAGCTTACGTTCAGGCAGGAGCAGGCATTGTGCAAGCGTCAGATCCTACAGCAGAATTCATGGAGACGGCCAATAAAGCCAAGTCTTTGTTGGAAGTCGTAAACTAA
- the trpD gene encoding anthranilate phosphoribosyltransferase, giving the protein MRSFVRRVEIGEHLMYEEMLEASKLMFNEQTESRDVADFLLALSKKGETAHEVASLAAVMKSFALKVNVPRETFMDNCGTGGDGSNTFNISTASAFVLAGAGASIAKHGNRKISSDAGSSDVLEALGIHTDFSLDETIELLEQEGITFLYAPNVHPKMKRIGAIRQQIGKPTIFNLVGPLTNPIPLKTQFTGINRPDFTMEYASVLRMLGRERAIIVSGAGGMDEASLAGQNAFVLLDKGDLIPFSLTADDVGLNSAPISAIRGGNAKENAAIIRAIFNGIRGPHFDTVVFNAGIGLFANGQAGTIQEGVKQATDSILSGKALQKLDAVVAFSTKISAKAVAR; this is encoded by the coding sequence ATGAGAAGTTTTGTGAGAAGAGTAGAGATAGGCGAGCATTTGATGTATGAAGAAATGTTGGAAGCGTCTAAGCTGATGTTTAATGAGCAAACGGAATCGAGAGACGTAGCTGATTTTCTTTTAGCTTTGTCAAAAAAGGGGGAAACGGCTCACGAAGTTGCGTCTCTTGCTGCGGTTATGAAATCGTTCGCGCTTAAAGTAAATGTTCCACGGGAAACATTTATGGATAACTGCGGAACAGGCGGAGATGGCTCAAATACTTTTAATATTAGTACGGCATCCGCGTTTGTATTGGCAGGAGCAGGCGCTTCTATCGCTAAGCATGGCAATCGGAAAATTTCGAGTGATGCGGGAAGTTCCGATGTATTGGAAGCGCTCGGCATTCATACGGACTTCAGCTTAGACGAAACAATTGAACTGCTTGAACAGGAAGGGATCACCTTCTTATATGCACCAAACGTTCATCCGAAAATGAAACGAATCGGTGCTATCCGGCAGCAAATCGGTAAGCCGACTATCTTTAATCTTGTAGGGCCTCTAACCAATCCAATCCCATTAAAAACACAATTTACGGGTATAAACAGGCCGGACTTCACGATGGAATATGCATCCGTATTGCGCATGCTTGGCAGAGAGAGGGCAATTATCGTATCGGGAGCAGGTGGAATGGACGAAGCGTCACTTGCGGGACAAAATGCATTTGTTCTTCTTGATAAAGGCGATTTGATCCCATTTTCACTGACAGCGGATGACGTGGGACTTAACTCTGCACCGATTTCGGCTATACGTGGAGGCAACGCGAAGGAAAATGCGGCAATCATTCGTGCGATTTTCAATGGAATTCGCGGTCCTCATTTCGATACAGTCGTTTTCAATGCGGGCATTGGTTTATTCGCGAATGGGCAAGCGGGGACGATTCAAGAAGGTGTCAAACAGGCGACGGACAGTATTTTATCTGGTAAAGCGTTGCAAAAGCTAGATGCAGTAGTAGCATTCAGTACGAAAATCAGTGCAAAGGCGGTGGCGAGATGA